A single region of the Maniola jurtina chromosome 6, ilManJurt1.1, whole genome shotgun sequence genome encodes:
- the LOC123866477 gene encoding uncharacterized protein LOC123866477 isoform X2 — protein MEHIRQFDWCYSQPDIYFLKEDDMAHSVTEKILRNKFRNPIISSDSEEEGETIDWDEIFTKNQNFQFEKFHRQFVPCLAQCPPPYPKLSAIDGRQQYQCLKVLCADYPDILPQEFIPRPTKSDLRVFEELKEKYENEQKEYIEWAKTLWTNSHCVRALHPKPHVETVYEAMFKMKANEMISYPKMYNLAAQIPLETCKSTFEMVLDKDLKKVNIKTLPQIEIRPLTKRFTIIRACNVPEPCTKHPCKFILPNEKSVSILPLTEVQRELAQYGLDNDAHYVVSENALKCLVEQDRIWDISVAVCPVIGPDGDSTNIVVLGSEFSIHKESVLMRTYRAFRHLLQHSIIPPSEKSKLNYKEPKDSVEETEQCTSVSDKANSIPDLSVDMDSDEEDNSLCIDEDMQNLFDSEDDAGQGQIQNEEQNDKIGNNNDIQDDKTQSDKDKKQKNQNKVTNDSIDKDSSKSKRQKQNSIINEDSDDFYSCTCKDTLFERPPPRSFRKWRVRNKTTNENYNVIVHCAHKVRDKNGEVILEPIPEYQLELGGSAQARGRIRSLALSLYLRENASLMNVRVDGDTGEVATFEGMSSEQLSNKHGDVMSDVISTLHTAFSQLQGLLPGNYLLRHQPSHGANALLYAAKPSINPSFTLDFDCTKLEDSDESKSLKTPPTLVPVLLPFHKFRKILPCAFTPHEHMLPRAPRRAPARNKTPPRALQLDAEQEGGARSKWPKRKNKKKKKANAAN, from the exons ATGGAGCACATTCGACAATTTGATTG GTGTTACTCTCAACCAGACATATATTTCCTCAAGGAAGATGACATGGCACACAGTGTGACGGAGAAGATCCTCCGCAACAAGTTCCGTAACCCCATCATATCCAGTGATTCGGAGGAGGAAGGTGAAACCATTGACTGGGATGAGATATTTACCAAAAACCAAAAT TTTCAGTTTGAAAAGTTTCATCGTCAGTTTGTGCCGTGCCTCGCGCAGTGTCCTCCCCCATACCCCAAGCTGTCAGCCATAGACGGTCGTCAGCAGTACCAGTGCCTCAAAGTGTTGTGTGCTGACTACCCTGACATTCTGCCGCAGGAGTTTATACCACGACCCACTAAAAGTGATCTTCGGGTTTTTGAG GAATTAAAAGAGAAATATGAGAATGAGCAAAAGGAATACATAGAGTGGGCCAAAACCCTCTGGACAAACAGCCACTGTGTGAGAGCATTGCACCCCAAGCCCCACGTGGAAACAGTGTACGAAGCTATGTTTAAGATGAAGGCTAATGAAATGATTTCCTACCCTAAGATGTACAATTTGGCGGCTCAGATACCATTGGAGACTtgtaaaagtacttttgaaatgGTTTTAGATAAGGATTTAAAGAAG GTGAACATCAAAACATTGCCTCAGATAGAGATAAGGCCGCTCACGAAGAGGTTTACCATCATACGTGCCTGTAATGTGCCTGAGCCGTGCACCAAGCATCCATGCAAGTTTATACTGCCGA acgAGAAATCAGTTTCAATCTTACCACTAACGGAAGTTCAAAGAGAACTAGCTCAGTATGGATTGGACAACGATGCACACTACGTGGTGAGTGAGAACGCGTTAAAATGCCTCGTAGAACAAGACCGGATATGGGACATCAGTGTTGCCGTATGTCCAGTTATTGGACCTG ATGGCGACTCAACGAATATAGTGGTATTAGGAAGCGAGTTCTCCATTCACAAGGAGTCCGTGCTGATGAGGACCTACCGCGCGTTCAGGCATCTACTGCAGCATAGCATTATACC ACCATCGGAAAagtcaaaattaaattacaaagaACCAAAAGACAGTGTGGAGGAAACAGAACAATGTACTAGTGTCAGTGACAAGGCGAACAGTATACCTGATCTTAGCGTGGACATGGACTCTGACGAAGAGGACAATAGTCTCTGTATAGACG AAGACATGCAGAATCTATTTGACTCAGAAGATGATGCGGGACAAGGACAGATACAAAACGAAGaacaaaatgataaaattgGCAACAATAATGACATACAAGATGATAAAACTCAAAGCGATAAAGATAAGAAACAGAAAAATCAGAATAAAGTAACAAATGATTCAATAGACAAGGATTCTAGTAAGAGTAAAAGGCAAAAacaaaatagtataataaacgAGGATAGTGATGACTTCTACAGTTGTACTTGTAAAG ACACACTATTTGAAAGGCCTCCTCCGAGGTCGTTCAGGAAATGGCGAGTGAGGAATAAGACTACGAATGAAAACTACAATGTTATAGTGCATTGCGCGCACAAAGTGCGG GATAAAAACGGTGAAGTGATATTGGAACCGATACCGGAGTATCAGCTAGAGCTGGGCGGCAGCGCGCAGGCGCGGGGCAGGATACGCAGCTTGGCTCTCTCGCTTTACTTACGGGAAAATGCTTCCTTGATGAATG TGCGAGTCGACGGCGACACGGGCGAGGTAGCCACATTTGAGGGTATGAGCAGCGAGCAGCTATCAAACAAACACGGCGACGTCATGAGTGACGTCATCAGCACGCTGCACACCGCCTTCAGCCAACTGCAGGGGCTGCTGCCGGGGAACTACCTGCTGCGGCATCAG CCAAGTCACGGAGCGAACGCTCTACTGTACGCAGCCAAGCCGTCGATCAACCCCAGCTTCACCCTGGACTTCGACTGCACAAAGCTGGAAGATTCCGACGAATCCAAGAGCTTGAAGACTCCCCCCACACTCGTGCCAGTTCTATTGCCTTTCCACAA GTTCCGTAAGATACTGCCGTGCGCGTTCACGCCGCACGAGCACATGCtgccgcgcgcgccgcgccgcgcgcccgcGCGCAACAAGACCCCGCCGCGCGCGCTGCAG
- the LOC123866477 gene encoding uncharacterized protein LOC123866477 isoform X1: protein MEHIRQFDWCYSQPDIYFLKEDDMAHSVTEKILRNKFRNPIISSDSEEEGETIDWDEIFTKNQNFQFEKFHRQFVPCLAQCPPPYPKLSAIDGRQQYQCLKVLCADYPDILPQEFIPRPTKSDLRVFEELKEKYENEQKEYIEWAKTLWTNSHCVRALHPKPHVETVYEAMFKMKANEMISYPKMYNLAAQIPLETCKSTFEMVLDKDLKKVNIKTLPQIEIRPLTKRFTIIRACNVPEPCTKHPCKFILPNEKSVSILPLTEVQRELAQYGLDNDAHYVVSENALKCLVEQDRIWDISVAVCPVIGPDGDSTNIVVLGSEFSIHKESVLMRTYRAFRHLLQHSIIPPSEKSKLNYKEPKDSVEETEQCTSVSDKANSIPDLSVDMDSDEEDNSLCIDEDMQNLFDSEDDAGQGQIQNEEQNDKIGNNNDIQDDKTQSDKDKKQKNQNKVTNDSIDKDSSKSKRQKQNSIINEDSDDFYSCTCKDTLFERPPPRSFRKWRVRNKTTNENYNVIVHCAHKVRDKNGEVILEPIPEYQLELGGSAQARGRIRSLALSLYLRENASLMNVRVDGDTGEVATFEGMSSEQLSNKHGDVMSDVISTLHTAFSQLQGLLPGNYLLRHQPSHGANALLYAAKPSINPSFTLDFDCTKLEDSDESKSLKTPPTLVPVLLPFHKFRKILPCAFTPHEHMLPRAPRRAPARNKTPPRALQLDAEQEGGARSKVGNRGRNRTIVLVYRIHTTVMVTLTGRRERIRRRRRLMQQTNYKLK from the exons ATGGAGCACATTCGACAATTTGATTG GTGTTACTCTCAACCAGACATATATTTCCTCAAGGAAGATGACATGGCACACAGTGTGACGGAGAAGATCCTCCGCAACAAGTTCCGTAACCCCATCATATCCAGTGATTCGGAGGAGGAAGGTGAAACCATTGACTGGGATGAGATATTTACCAAAAACCAAAAT TTTCAGTTTGAAAAGTTTCATCGTCAGTTTGTGCCGTGCCTCGCGCAGTGTCCTCCCCCATACCCCAAGCTGTCAGCCATAGACGGTCGTCAGCAGTACCAGTGCCTCAAAGTGTTGTGTGCTGACTACCCTGACATTCTGCCGCAGGAGTTTATACCACGACCCACTAAAAGTGATCTTCGGGTTTTTGAG GAATTAAAAGAGAAATATGAGAATGAGCAAAAGGAATACATAGAGTGGGCCAAAACCCTCTGGACAAACAGCCACTGTGTGAGAGCATTGCACCCCAAGCCCCACGTGGAAACAGTGTACGAAGCTATGTTTAAGATGAAGGCTAATGAAATGATTTCCTACCCTAAGATGTACAATTTGGCGGCTCAGATACCATTGGAGACTtgtaaaagtacttttgaaatgGTTTTAGATAAGGATTTAAAGAAG GTGAACATCAAAACATTGCCTCAGATAGAGATAAGGCCGCTCACGAAGAGGTTTACCATCATACGTGCCTGTAATGTGCCTGAGCCGTGCACCAAGCATCCATGCAAGTTTATACTGCCGA acgAGAAATCAGTTTCAATCTTACCACTAACGGAAGTTCAAAGAGAACTAGCTCAGTATGGATTGGACAACGATGCACACTACGTGGTGAGTGAGAACGCGTTAAAATGCCTCGTAGAACAAGACCGGATATGGGACATCAGTGTTGCCGTATGTCCAGTTATTGGACCTG ATGGCGACTCAACGAATATAGTGGTATTAGGAAGCGAGTTCTCCATTCACAAGGAGTCCGTGCTGATGAGGACCTACCGCGCGTTCAGGCATCTACTGCAGCATAGCATTATACC ACCATCGGAAAagtcaaaattaaattacaaagaACCAAAAGACAGTGTGGAGGAAACAGAACAATGTACTAGTGTCAGTGACAAGGCGAACAGTATACCTGATCTTAGCGTGGACATGGACTCTGACGAAGAGGACAATAGTCTCTGTATAGACG AAGACATGCAGAATCTATTTGACTCAGAAGATGATGCGGGACAAGGACAGATACAAAACGAAGaacaaaatgataaaattgGCAACAATAATGACATACAAGATGATAAAACTCAAAGCGATAAAGATAAGAAACAGAAAAATCAGAATAAAGTAACAAATGATTCAATAGACAAGGATTCTAGTAAGAGTAAAAGGCAAAAacaaaatagtataataaacgAGGATAGTGATGACTTCTACAGTTGTACTTGTAAAG ACACACTATTTGAAAGGCCTCCTCCGAGGTCGTTCAGGAAATGGCGAGTGAGGAATAAGACTACGAATGAAAACTACAATGTTATAGTGCATTGCGCGCACAAAGTGCGG GATAAAAACGGTGAAGTGATATTGGAACCGATACCGGAGTATCAGCTAGAGCTGGGCGGCAGCGCGCAGGCGCGGGGCAGGATACGCAGCTTGGCTCTCTCGCTTTACTTACGGGAAAATGCTTCCTTGATGAATG TGCGAGTCGACGGCGACACGGGCGAGGTAGCCACATTTGAGGGTATGAGCAGCGAGCAGCTATCAAACAAACACGGCGACGTCATGAGTGACGTCATCAGCACGCTGCACACCGCCTTCAGCCAACTGCAGGGGCTGCTGCCGGGGAACTACCTGCTGCGGCATCAG CCAAGTCACGGAGCGAACGCTCTACTGTACGCAGCCAAGCCGTCGATCAACCCCAGCTTCACCCTGGACTTCGACTGCACAAAGCTGGAAGATTCCGACGAATCCAAGAGCTTGAAGACTCCCCCCACACTCGTGCCAGTTCTATTGCCTTTCCACAA GTTCCGTAAGATACTGCCGTGCGCGTTCACGCCGCACGAGCACATGCtgccgcgcgcgccgcgccgcgcgcccgcGCGCAACAAGACCCCGCCGCGCGCGCTGCAG
- the LOC123866477 gene encoding uncharacterized protein LOC123866477 isoform X3, with protein MEHIRQFDWCYSQPDIYFLKEDDMAHSVTEKILRNKFRNPIISSDSEEEGETIDWDEIFTKNQNFQFEKFHRQFVPCLAQCPPPYPKLSAIDGRQQYQCLKVLCADYPDILPQEFIPRPTKSDLRVFEELKEKYENEQKEYIEWAKTLWTNSHCVRALHPKPHVETVYEAMFKMKANEMISYPKMYNLAAQIPLETCKSTFEMVLDKDLKKVNIKTLPQIEIRPLTKRFTIIRACNVPEPCTKHPCKFILPNEKSVSILPLTEVQRELAQYGLDNDAHYVVSENALKCLVEQDRIWDISVAVCPVIGPDGDSTNIVVLGSEFSIHKESVLMRTYRAFRHLLQHSIIPPSEKSKLNYKEPKDSVEETEQCTSVSDKANSIPDLSVDMDSDEEDNSLCIDEDMQNLFDSEDDAGQGQIQNEEQNDKIGNNNDIQDDKTQSDKDKKQKNQNKVTNDSIDKDSSKSKRQKQNSIINEDSDDFYSCTCKDTLFERPPPRSFRKWRVRNKTTNENYNVIVHCAHKVRDKNGEVILEPIPEYQLELGGSAQARGRIRSLALSLYLRENASLMNVRVDGDTGEVATFEGMSSEQLSNKHGDVMSDVISTLHTAFSQLQGLLPGNYLLRHQPSHGANALLYAAKPSINPSFTLDFDCTKLEDSDESKSLKTPPTLVPVLLPFHKFRKILPCAFTPHEHMLPRAPRRAPARNKTPPRALQWPKRKNKKKKKANAAN; from the exons ATGGAGCACATTCGACAATTTGATTG GTGTTACTCTCAACCAGACATATATTTCCTCAAGGAAGATGACATGGCACACAGTGTGACGGAGAAGATCCTCCGCAACAAGTTCCGTAACCCCATCATATCCAGTGATTCGGAGGAGGAAGGTGAAACCATTGACTGGGATGAGATATTTACCAAAAACCAAAAT TTTCAGTTTGAAAAGTTTCATCGTCAGTTTGTGCCGTGCCTCGCGCAGTGTCCTCCCCCATACCCCAAGCTGTCAGCCATAGACGGTCGTCAGCAGTACCAGTGCCTCAAAGTGTTGTGTGCTGACTACCCTGACATTCTGCCGCAGGAGTTTATACCACGACCCACTAAAAGTGATCTTCGGGTTTTTGAG GAATTAAAAGAGAAATATGAGAATGAGCAAAAGGAATACATAGAGTGGGCCAAAACCCTCTGGACAAACAGCCACTGTGTGAGAGCATTGCACCCCAAGCCCCACGTGGAAACAGTGTACGAAGCTATGTTTAAGATGAAGGCTAATGAAATGATTTCCTACCCTAAGATGTACAATTTGGCGGCTCAGATACCATTGGAGACTtgtaaaagtacttttgaaatgGTTTTAGATAAGGATTTAAAGAAG GTGAACATCAAAACATTGCCTCAGATAGAGATAAGGCCGCTCACGAAGAGGTTTACCATCATACGTGCCTGTAATGTGCCTGAGCCGTGCACCAAGCATCCATGCAAGTTTATACTGCCGA acgAGAAATCAGTTTCAATCTTACCACTAACGGAAGTTCAAAGAGAACTAGCTCAGTATGGATTGGACAACGATGCACACTACGTGGTGAGTGAGAACGCGTTAAAATGCCTCGTAGAACAAGACCGGATATGGGACATCAGTGTTGCCGTATGTCCAGTTATTGGACCTG ATGGCGACTCAACGAATATAGTGGTATTAGGAAGCGAGTTCTCCATTCACAAGGAGTCCGTGCTGATGAGGACCTACCGCGCGTTCAGGCATCTACTGCAGCATAGCATTATACC ACCATCGGAAAagtcaaaattaaattacaaagaACCAAAAGACAGTGTGGAGGAAACAGAACAATGTACTAGTGTCAGTGACAAGGCGAACAGTATACCTGATCTTAGCGTGGACATGGACTCTGACGAAGAGGACAATAGTCTCTGTATAGACG AAGACATGCAGAATCTATTTGACTCAGAAGATGATGCGGGACAAGGACAGATACAAAACGAAGaacaaaatgataaaattgGCAACAATAATGACATACAAGATGATAAAACTCAAAGCGATAAAGATAAGAAACAGAAAAATCAGAATAAAGTAACAAATGATTCAATAGACAAGGATTCTAGTAAGAGTAAAAGGCAAAAacaaaatagtataataaacgAGGATAGTGATGACTTCTACAGTTGTACTTGTAAAG ACACACTATTTGAAAGGCCTCCTCCGAGGTCGTTCAGGAAATGGCGAGTGAGGAATAAGACTACGAATGAAAACTACAATGTTATAGTGCATTGCGCGCACAAAGTGCGG GATAAAAACGGTGAAGTGATATTGGAACCGATACCGGAGTATCAGCTAGAGCTGGGCGGCAGCGCGCAGGCGCGGGGCAGGATACGCAGCTTGGCTCTCTCGCTTTACTTACGGGAAAATGCTTCCTTGATGAATG TGCGAGTCGACGGCGACACGGGCGAGGTAGCCACATTTGAGGGTATGAGCAGCGAGCAGCTATCAAACAAACACGGCGACGTCATGAGTGACGTCATCAGCACGCTGCACACCGCCTTCAGCCAACTGCAGGGGCTGCTGCCGGGGAACTACCTGCTGCGGCATCAG CCAAGTCACGGAGCGAACGCTCTACTGTACGCAGCCAAGCCGTCGATCAACCCCAGCTTCACCCTGGACTTCGACTGCACAAAGCTGGAAGATTCCGACGAATCCAAGAGCTTGAAGACTCCCCCCACACTCGTGCCAGTTCTATTGCCTTTCCACAA GTTCCGTAAGATACTGCCGTGCGCGTTCACGCCGCACGAGCACATGCtgccgcgcgcgccgcgccgcgcgcccgcGCGCAACAAGACCCCGCCGCGCGCGCTGCAG